The genome window atagtatCAATTGGCCATATTTGCGTACGTTTGCCAAAATagcgtaaaatttattagaaacattaatagcaatataatagttaattaaaacatttattggTTTATTTACTCatgtttattatgtttaatctTTTATGTGCAGTATTTCTTGTCTTAACTCAAAACTAAATTTAAGAAAGTGAATCTgatattttagtaaaagatataaagacaatatgataaaaaaatccaaattagtattttttttttttttttttttttttttgagaaaatatttgtatgtgtAATAAAGGAATTGTGTgtgtcataaattaaaaaagaagatataaacatatataattatatatttcttatataaatacagattttttgaatacactttttaatttatcaaacttttcaacattttaattaaagaaacaaaaaaacaacaaGGCTGCGCTTTTACATAATTACTGTTAACAATAAGTttagtaataataagtaattgtgtatgttgcaatattataatacacaaaAAGTGTGTGATGTGCGTGACTAGATTTGTTTTCAACACATTTAATCATGTCAAGAGCTATCACAGTGATAtttcatagatatatattttacaaataggAGCGGACTTTTAAACTTCTGTGCGGTAGCGTTAGCTTTGAACGACTTGGGATACAGGGCCGTCGGGATCCGGATCGACAGCGGTGACTTGGCTTATCTCAGTAACGTAGCAAGGGATATTTTTGAGAAACTTTCCATTAAGTATGAGATACCTTGGTTCGCAAAACTGATGATTTGCGCATCAAATGATATCAACGAGGAGACTATAATAAGCTTAAACGAGCAGGTAAAGGTGCGAGTAGAGATTTGCGAAACgcgattgtaataataataatagataaatatccTAATATAGCgatatgaatattttcttagaGTCACAAAATCGATTGTTTTGGAATCGGAACGCATCTTGTTACGTGTCAGAGACAACCAGCATTGGGCTGCGTTTATAAAATGGTAGAGATCAACAACGAGCCGAGGATTAAGCTTAGTCAAGAAGTCGGGAAAGTCACGATACCAGGCAGGAAGGACGCCTATAGATTATACGGCTCAGATGGCTATGCATTGATAGACCTCTTGCAGAAAACAACAGAAGAACCGCCGCAAGTAATGCAGAAAGTTCTTTGCAGGCATCCATTTCAACAAACGAAAAGAGCTAACGTTACACCATCCCAAGTAGAATCTTTGCACAAGGTATAATCTGAttgaaataatagattttcagatagtattatgttatatgtattatgtatcaTGATGTATAAACGTAaatcaagaaatattatacatttttcagttctttttttgtttaaattttttatttacattttttggtttacttttttgtttacattttttaattaatttggatTTCTGGAATGTTTCTTTGTGAGAATTTAATTATGgattttttcattgtattttaACATcgagtatttaatatttatttttttagttttctttaGTTAATTCTTTAGTTAATATGAGATACAagcagaaatattattttataaagaacttTATATAGatcattattatgtattatcaatacattgataatatatatataatttatacaatatacacaGATATACTGGAAAGATGGTAAATTATGTCAACCATTACCAACATTACAAGAAATTCGTAACAGAGTACAAGAATCTCTCAATACGTTGCGTAATGATCATAAGAGGAATTTAAATCCAACACCATATAAggtaagaataaatatttggtattttaaaaactaatttctAAGGACAGATTatcaaatgcaaaatatttcttaaaactaAATCAGACTTAAAATTGTCtgaaataaacaaatgtaacaatatattaaatttaggggtttataatattttaaaattatttttacaatttatatattattataaaataggatTCATACTATATCACTTATTGAGATTTTGGGAGCTTATGAAAGATTATTCAAATgtgcgatttttttaaatatttgttacagGTAGCTGTCAGTGATactttatatagatttatagatGAGTTGTGGTCTCAAAATGCCCCGATTGGAGAACTACGGTGAAGCATACTACTCTTGTACAACAGGAGTATTGTTATACTAGTCTCTAGCAGTTATGAGTGATTACACAGAATTACATAAAATGCATAATGAATCCTTTGCTAAGCAATGATAATGTACCACTGCAAttgaacatatatatgcatcGTGATTTGAAACGATTGCGCTGTAGAATATATCACGAGAGAACGAGGGTCctagaaacatattttttacaatttttattgttgaaaaattcgaattatattatcatcacaatctattttgataaatttttcgcaaatcataatataaaatattatatagttttacacAGTTTATAAAGAGCGAATTATTTCGTTACAGAAATCagcatatatatagaaatatattttgtgtcgcacacatacacatgtacttctttctcttttttctttatttattaagaaaagtaCAAAATAGTACATGTGTACGTGATTTTAGGTATGCACAAATTTCTGGAATCTTAATAATGATTAActtcaaaaataaatctaaaaacatGACTAAGTGctacaaaatattgcaaaaagttGCAATGTAAGATAGTgtgctttaattattatttcctgtTACTATTATGTTgttctttttgtattttcttttatttttctttttttttttttgaaatgaatttgttttatgttatattaataaatttcaattattttcttgtatttataattgctAAAGActgctttaaaaatattctcgtaTAAGAGTGAtacattcaattatttaacattattatttactgaATTGTACAAAGAGCACAAACatactaattattatacatatttttaattttacatgcatgtataatatgtaaaaaaatctatactgatatagaaaaatgtgcacctgatgaaagaaaaaaaagagaaagaaaaaagtagaatGTATTATATCTCAAATTAACATCTGATGAATAACACTCATGAGCAATTtcaaaaactaatattttattagctatatattatatgtaaattcaaataatacttttaattatttgactaTTTGTTTTGGAGAAAGTTTCTCATACTCTTGGCTGAGTAGTTTCTAATATTATCCTACATTTAtacgtaattaaataattatagactctacataattttaaattatgatttatcttatattttaaatatagatctgTTATTCCTTTTGTAATGCTATTCATTTATAGTAATGTATAAGTGTAATTGTAGGTATATCCCTACATGTTTTTTATAGTGAGAATAAATAGCATATAACTGTTATTCGGTTGTTTGATTATCAATTAGAtcttataataatcttattcTGTGGAATGTTCTctgtaaaatctaatttttatcaaaatatgaatattttaaaaatatccgatattttattcataatttttttaaaatttattcaattttttcaaaataatacagaaaaaatatcgacttATGATAAACATCTGTAATATCagtgtataaatgtatgtacatacacatatacatgtgATCCATGTGAGTAGTGAAACGTGAAACACGCGTTACTACTATGAGAGGAATAtgcacaataataatttaaaaaaaatttatgacaacCATCTAGCTGAcagataacaaataattatgctTATTTCAAAGAAACTTTGACTTGTCAAATTtagtagaattaataaaacatgtaGAAATGAATCGTTGAGGTTATAATCAAGGTCAGTGAATGAATACAGATTACAAAGGTTaataacacaatatttattgacactagtttaatatttaattgcataataatttatcttttatcttatctattaaagaaacatttcttttcagcataaaataaatcaaaataagaatagtGCATATCATCAAGAGAATAGCtttctgataaattattatctttataaaagtacatataatattgtaatagaaattttttttataaataatggaCACACTCATGCATAACACTTAAAAATCagatttatatatcacatgtATGTGTGAAAATTAGATAGTACATAGATTGTAAATGtacagatttatatatattcatcgtGAGGAGGCATGTCTCAAGTTCAGtatataaaaacttgtatgaaggttattaaaaaattatgtccaTTAATGACGTTAATATGCactatatttgttattgtgattactatttatatcaatCAGAAGGTATCTCCGATTTTTGTCTTTCTCTGTATACAAGTGTATCTGAATTGGTACTCAATATATAGCATCAGTAACAAATCAAATCCGATGAAAGTTAAAGAGGTACAAGATAACTTGTACAGTGTGATAACTCAACAGCGCAACAAGCTTGAGCAACCACTGGCTAATATGCAGCAGCCGCCTGCTCACAACACAGCCTACAGATTCTGGCATTGCGAGAGATGTCAGAGTTATATGTGCAAGCCAACAGTGCATTGCACCCTTTGCAGAAAGTGTTTCCACTTTAAGGATCATCACTGCTTCTTCTTAGGCGCTTGTGTACTGCGTCAGAATATGGGCAACTTTATATTGTTTTGCTTCTATACTTCATTGACATGTCTGTACTCCCTATGCGTACTGGGACCATACATGTatgagaatattaattacatagtGAAAAGCGATGCggattattttaacatattcttAAACTTTTGCTTTCCTATCGCCCTGGCAAGACTGCTGCACTCAAGAGATAGTTCGAGTATACTTCTAGTCACGATATTCGACATGCTGATGTCAATTTTATGCATTTGTCTGGTGCTTGGCATTTGGAAATTGCACAGTTGTTTGACCGGCAAACAACGTTACGTGAACGTGACAGGAAAGCAGAATTTAAAGGAAATCTTTGGAAGCTATGGTctatcaaatattatctttccATATAATGGTCTTATAGGCACAAGAGATATCAATGGCAAATATGAATTAAAggaagtataaaattaattagatggGCAATGGAtcgaaattaaatctaatacatatatttttctgtattatctattcatattataataaatataattataataatatatacaacacaCACATTCACACATGAATAGAACACAATGTTATGAGCGTTTCTTACGCGATTAACGGAAGGTTtaagaaaaaggagaaattATTTGTACTCTAAATCCAAGTATAAATTGAATACATGTAATCTAATTTCTATTAGAAAATGTACtatattgttttacaaaatgacaaaattgatacaattgcaatgataataaaaatatgatagcaGACTAAAGAatactttttgaattttaatccAATAT of Anoplolepis gracilipes chromosome 8, ASM4749672v1, whole genome shotgun sequence contains these proteins:
- the LOC140668680 gene encoding uncharacterized protein, with the protein product MSQVQYIKTCMKVIKKLCPLMTLICTIFVIVITIYINQKVSPIFVFLCIQVYLNWYSIYSISNKSNPMKVKEVQDNLYSVITQQRNKLEQPLANMQQPPAHNTAYRFWHCERCQSYMCKPTVHCTLCRKCFHFKDHHCFFLGACVLRQNMGNFILFCFYTSLTCLYSLCVLGPYMYENINYIVKSDADYFNIFLNFCFPIALARLLHSRDSSSILLVTIFDMLMSILCICLVLGIWKLHSCLTGKQRYVNVTGKQNLKEIFGSYGLSNIIFPYNGLIGTRDINGKYELKEV